A genomic segment from Lignipirellula cremea encodes:
- a CDS encoding 3-keto-disaccharide hydrolase gives MKNASIAFFLTVAFLPTAAAVQAAEEEGFVSLFDGKTLTGWNLMNGAQFVAEDGVIKLNGGRGWLRSDQEYADFILRLELRFMKPKQDGGVFLRASEEGGGWPNKRYEVQSENSPRMAKLFGAKYEHNVELTQKTLKPDGEWNEYEIILAGPKLEVRLNGQLVVTSDNLTDLTVGYIGLQGEGGLHEYRNIRIKPLP, from the coding sequence ATGAAAAACGCAAGCATCGCGTTCTTTTTGACCGTCGCTTTCCTGCCCACCGCCGCTGCAGTCCAGGCGGCGGAAGAAGAAGGGTTTGTCAGCCTGTTTGACGGCAAGACCCTGACCGGCTGGAACTTGATGAATGGAGCTCAGTTCGTGGCCGAAGACGGCGTTATCAAACTCAATGGCGGCCGCGGTTGGCTGCGCAGCGACCAGGAGTATGCCGACTTCATCTTGCGACTCGAGTTGCGGTTCATGAAGCCCAAACAAGATGGCGGCGTCTTCCTACGAGCCAGTGAGGAAGGCGGCGGCTGGCCGAACAAACGCTACGAGGTGCAAAGCGAAAACAGCCCGCGGATGGCCAAGCTGTTTGGCGCCAAGTACGAACACAACGTCGAACTCACGCAAAAAACACTCAAACCGGACGGCGAGTGGAACGAGTACGAGATTATACTGGCCGGTCCAAAACTCGAAGTACGTCTCAACGGCCAGTTGGTCGTCACGTCGGACAATTTGACCGATCTGACCGTCGGCTACATCGGCCTGCAGGGCGAAGGCGGCCTGCACGAGTATCGCAATATCCGCATCAAGCCGCTGCCGTAA
- a CDS encoding outer membrane protein assembly factor BamB family protein: MTQRSLSRPSCLVFAILLALQSSGRGDDWRLAWKRDLPERAPAWRHTQRMTMDVGYSPVAANGMVFVGCEHNSALLALDGQTGEERWRFFTAAPIRHAPAADDMRVYAGSDDGYLYCINRAGALVWKIRGGPAARLVIGHERIISAWPISTRPLLADGVLYFVAGYWPVDGIFVHAVEAATGKSIWVHDSAELRPNRQLTLVDGKLMVDGDNSSAVLDAKTGVLLKEKPIKSPAVERPQVSGVQGNMSGWSQFGDVLAVGSTTGVFGFSKQAVQNVDAQHVEQDESPAIDTSLAKAILVRAGVAQGYCLVAGLNDGALVAGLLRESKLHVVAFDPDESKVARIRRALDGRGLFDDHRLCVLVGRPEEIGLPPYFASLIVSESDHALAEAARESLRPYGGALVSHNKGAAITIALRDGPPAGAADWTHEFRDAANSLASPDALVKAPLGLLWYGGEAAHARFYFDGNVDHQSGHGLNPQPVPAQIVEGRMILQGPGLLAAVDIYTGRVLWESPLPTMYTFGGAGGGLGIHSKKHPKPWEYEEALKFEVAPTERCRASGFDCVSQPDGIYIAAGKELLRFDPTSGELLSRQPAPIDGDLRWGSVRISGDTLLATLFRPQDIADAQAGFDGNGGDWGGDRMPMSHLVALDRHSGKLLWSRQANWGFLNRSGICVGGGNVYCVDLITDKIYDKLKEAGRKFPTSPPTLYALDLTTGKESWQFPLDVYVQNIVYCQSRDLLLAPCRNLKEWRDGRWVDLSIDIRRGVRDKKAAGNMRALRGKDGSVAWEVADAAYHSPHIVLGDLIIDRYGVTYDLASGERHLRMSPETGKEEIWSFKKGGCNHLIACENLVTWRCAYYDLASHSGVKSLTGMDAGCSPTLIPAGGVLNIPNFGTHHKRNRMTAMALVHRPAE, from the coding sequence ATGACTCAAAGATCGCTTTCCCGTCCTTCGTGCCTCGTGTTTGCCATTCTATTGGCGCTGCAGTCTTCTGGCCGCGGGGACGATTGGCGTCTTGCTTGGAAACGCGACTTGCCGGAACGGGCGCCGGCCTGGCGGCACACTCAGCGAATGACGATGGATGTCGGATATTCGCCTGTCGCGGCCAATGGCATGGTGTTCGTCGGGTGTGAGCACAACAGCGCGTTATTGGCGCTTGATGGCCAAACGGGCGAGGAGCGTTGGCGGTTCTTTACCGCCGCGCCGATTCGCCACGCGCCGGCGGCTGACGACATGCGCGTCTACGCCGGATCGGATGACGGGTATCTGTACTGCATCAACCGCGCGGGCGCGCTAGTCTGGAAGATACGCGGCGGTCCTGCGGCGCGATTGGTGATCGGACACGAGCGGATCATCTCGGCCTGGCCGATTAGCACGAGGCCGCTCTTGGCCGACGGAGTCTTGTACTTTGTCGCCGGTTATTGGCCGGTAGACGGAATCTTTGTGCATGCGGTCGAGGCCGCTACCGGCAAGTCGATCTGGGTGCATGACTCCGCTGAGTTGCGGCCGAATCGCCAGCTCACGTTGGTTGACGGCAAACTGATGGTCGACGGCGACAACAGCAGCGCAGTGCTGGATGCCAAGACGGGAGTGCTGCTTAAGGAAAAGCCGATCAAATCTCCGGCGGTCGAACGTCCGCAGGTGTCCGGCGTCCAAGGCAACATGAGCGGCTGGTCGCAATTCGGCGATGTCCTGGCCGTCGGCTCGACAACGGGTGTGTTCGGTTTTTCAAAACAAGCCGTGCAGAACGTTGACGCTCAACACGTCGAACAAGATGAGTCGCCGGCGATCGACACATCCCTTGCGAAAGCAATCCTTGTTCGTGCGGGCGTTGCGCAAGGCTATTGTCTTGTTGCTGGTTTGAACGACGGAGCGCTGGTCGCAGGATTGCTGCGTGAATCCAAGCTGCATGTTGTCGCCTTCGATCCGGATGAGAGCAAGGTCGCACGCATCCGCCGCGCTTTGGACGGACGCGGTCTGTTTGACGATCATCGCCTTTGTGTACTTGTCGGCCGACCGGAGGAGATTGGCCTGCCGCCTTATTTTGCCAGTCTCATTGTCTCCGAATCGGATCATGCGTTGGCCGAGGCGGCGCGTGAATCGTTGCGACCTTACGGCGGGGCCCTCGTGTCGCACAACAAAGGCGCCGCGATCACGATCGCTCTACGCGACGGCCCGCCCGCCGGCGCCGCGGATTGGACGCACGAGTTCCGCGACGCGGCAAATTCGCTCGCTTCGCCCGACGCGCTCGTGAAGGCGCCGCTGGGCTTGTTGTGGTATGGCGGCGAAGCGGCGCACGCCAGATTCTATTTCGACGGGAACGTCGATCACCAGTCCGGTCACGGGCTGAATCCGCAGCCGGTTCCGGCTCAAATCGTGGAAGGCCGCATGATTCTGCAAGGTCCCGGATTATTGGCCGCCGTTGACATCTATACGGGCCGCGTACTGTGGGAGTCCCCGTTGCCGACGATGTATACCTTCGGCGGAGCCGGAGGCGGCTTGGGGATTCACTCGAAAAAGCATCCCAAGCCGTGGGAATATGAGGAGGCGCTCAAATTCGAGGTCGCGCCGACGGAGCGCTGCCGCGCGTCGGGATTCGATTGCGTGTCTCAGCCAGACGGGATTTATATCGCCGCCGGCAAGGAACTGCTGCGATTTGATCCGACCAGCGGCGAGTTGCTGTCGAGGCAGCCGGCGCCGATCGATGGCGACCTGCGCTGGGGAAGCGTGCGAATCTCGGGCGACACTCTGCTTGCGACCCTCTTCCGCCCGCAAGATATCGCCGACGCCCAAGCTGGCTTCGACGGTAACGGCGGCGACTGGGGCGGCGACCGTATGCCGATGTCGCACTTGGTTGCGCTCGATCGGCACTCAGGCAAGCTGCTGTGGAGCCGCCAGGCAAACTGGGGTTTTCTCAACCGTAGCGGTATTTGTGTCGGCGGCGGCAACGTTTACTGCGTCGACCTGATTACGGACAAAATCTACGACAAATTGAAGGAGGCCGGACGCAAGTTCCCGACGTCCCCGCCCACGCTGTACGCCTTGGATCTAACAACAGGAAAGGAATCGTGGCAGTTTCCCTTAGATGTGTATGTGCAGAACATCGTCTACTGCCAGTCGCGCGACCTGTTGCTTGCCCCGTGCCGCAATTTGAAAGAATGGCGCGACGGCCGATGGGTTGATCTCTCCATTGATATTCGCCGCGGCGTGCGCGACAAAAAAGCGGCGGGAAACATGCGGGCGTTGCGCGGCAAGGACGGCAGCGTCGCGTGGGAAGTCGCCGACGCCGCTTATCATTCGCCGCACATCGTGCTGGGCGACCTGATCATCGACCGCTATGGCGTTACCTATGATCTGGCCAGCGGCGAACGACATCTGCGAATGTCGCCGGAGACGGGGAAAGAAGAAATTTGGAGCTTCAAAAAGGGCGGCTGCAATCACCTGATCGCGTGTGAAAACCTGGTGACGTGGCGTTGTGCGTATTACGATTTAGCCAGCCACAGCGGCGTGAAGTCGCTGACCGGCATGGATGCGGGTTGTTCGCCGACGCTCATCCCGGCCGGCGGCGTGCTCAACATTCCCAACTTTGGCACGCATCACAAGCGCAATCGCATGACGGCGATGGCCTTGGTGCATCGGCCCGCCGAATGA
- a CDS encoding ThuA domain-containing protein, translating to MMSVLVAASCLAGSVVADEQPLRIAIAASPNQFASLEMYLEQHYLVQCVRVDASKGGPIPDAAKLRDCDVMLLNHYRTEPTAEQLAEVRKFFLSGKPVVGARKASHAYQNWLEIDRIVFGVKYGSHFNPSKKKEDLKQVLTPRGRTHGLVRDLSLVIPGGGLYKYTELADDVEVLIEGGVDGDMMPQTWQRTVAERGGQRVFYTRYDPDDVNQYPEVRDLLVDALFWAAKRDGHQLRRTPPGD from the coding sequence ATGATGTCGGTTCTTGTGGCGGCCAGTTGTCTGGCTGGTTCGGTTGTCGCGGACGAGCAGCCGCTGCGCATTGCGATAGCGGCCAGTCCCAACCAGTTTGCGTCGCTGGAAATGTATCTGGAGCAACACTACTTGGTCCAATGCGTGCGGGTCGACGCTAGCAAGGGAGGCCCAATCCCCGATGCCGCCAAACTGCGCGATTGCGATGTGATGTTGTTGAATCACTACCGCACCGAACCCACGGCCGAGCAACTCGCCGAGGTGCGGAAATTCTTCCTCTCGGGCAAGCCGGTCGTCGGCGCAAGGAAGGCCAGCCACGCCTATCAAAACTGGCTGGAGATCGACCGGATCGTCTTTGGCGTCAAGTACGGCAGCCACTTCAACCCGTCGAAGAAGAAAGAAGATTTGAAACAAGTGCTGACGCCGCGCGGCCGTACGCATGGATTGGTCAGAGACTTGTCGCTGGTCATCCCCGGCGGCGGGCTCTACAAGTACACGGAACTGGCCGACGATGTAGAAGTGCTGATCGAAGGAGGCGTCGATGGCGACATGATGCCGCAAACCTGGCAGCGCACCGTCGCCGAGCGCGGCGGACAGCGCGTGTTTTACACCCGTTACGATCCCGACGACGTCAACCAATACCCCGAAGTCCGCGATCTGTTGGTGGATGCACTGTTCTGGGCAGCGAAACGGGACGGACATCAATTGCGGCGGACGCCGCCAGGGGATTGA
- a CDS encoding outer membrane protein assembly factor BamB family protein, protein MNCSILCRTAVAILCWLVFLAPEITSGAATMWLDCTFGPLPEQEFARLHLMTIGDRVERAVVEPLGLAATDVSGLKIAGGKLTGALVIGHDTLSMNRSLAPRLATRMALELNLSIVDGQVAGTFAGFWPKAKTLDTPLAVEGAVTGVARDEESLRKDFGLPDDATWASWLGAHQNFSVGGGRDASPPLVDDLHDAQLLWVSQWIGPTESGSHRYGACVGAPPCAGGASPLVAGGRVFQFRYEAAGDDVQQQHLDAVMTGEKGADTRAKMAAIGWTDADMRRRWAIRADEQLVAIDAATGRTVWKVDWPGEGVNLFDHKCSLTNHTGVAALGNVYVFGAMGIVRCVDAESGQQQWSARVPGYADLMDAFLAKSIQEQITRAPTRSFCHALNVSGDVVLAPDGIGACGVVALDARTGELRWRVKDRVLGKCATPMAWRKDDKDYVAAASEAGTITLIEAATGRIVWQYDQAGDNEYQTLLVGDLLMGHKLKQEERESAPQTLDDGPHSAPGLNYGQVACWRLTLEGPKLLWTAPAEWGAPANSPIGSAADGLICFRGNYSYHLVDPETGKRVGSRHLTAPVRWDEGHMLALADRFVLHPDSQHGHTKMFLLPARAAGEVSSVWSPPHPWATTYQSAMSHAWADGRLFIRGADALYCYDLRRRP, encoded by the coding sequence ATGAATTGTTCTATCTTGTGTCGCACGGCTGTGGCCATTCTTTGTTGGCTTGTTTTTCTGGCTCCAGAGATTACGTCAGGCGCCGCGACGATGTGGCTCGATTGCACCTTCGGGCCGCTGCCGGAACAGGAGTTTGCACGATTGCACCTGATGACGATCGGCGATCGTGTCGAACGGGCTGTCGTTGAGCCGCTCGGTCTAGCCGCCACGGACGTGTCCGGGCTGAAGATCGCAGGCGGCAAACTCACAGGCGCGCTAGTCATCGGTCACGACACCCTCAGCATGAACCGATCGCTCGCTCCGCGTTTGGCGACGCGGATGGCGTTGGAGTTGAATCTCTCGATCGTCGACGGTCAGGTCGCCGGAACGTTTGCTGGTTTCTGGCCGAAGGCTAAAACATTGGACACGCCGCTTGCCGTGGAAGGCGCCGTGACCGGCGTGGCCCGCGATGAAGAATCGCTGCGGAAGGATTTCGGTTTGCCCGACGATGCGACCTGGGCGAGCTGGCTGGGAGCGCATCAAAATTTCTCCGTGGGCGGCGGCCGAGACGCTTCGCCCCCATTGGTCGACGACCTGCACGACGCACAACTGCTGTGGGTTAGCCAGTGGATCGGGCCGACCGAATCGGGTTCGCATCGCTACGGAGCTTGTGTCGGCGCGCCCCCCTGTGCGGGCGGCGCATCGCCGCTGGTTGCTGGCGGCCGCGTGTTTCAGTTCCGCTACGAAGCGGCCGGCGACGATGTCCAACAACAGCATTTGGATGCGGTGATGACGGGCGAAAAGGGCGCGGACACGCGGGCGAAGATGGCCGCCATCGGCTGGACCGATGCCGACATGCGCCGCCGCTGGGCGATCCGCGCCGACGAACAACTTGTCGCAATCGACGCCGCAACCGGCCGAACCGTTTGGAAAGTCGATTGGCCGGGCGAAGGCGTCAACCTGTTCGACCACAAATGCAGTCTGACGAATCACACGGGCGTGGCCGCGCTGGGCAACGTTTATGTATTTGGAGCAATGGGAATCGTCCGCTGCGTCGACGCTGAATCAGGCCAACAGCAATGGTCGGCGCGGGTTCCGGGCTACGCCGACTTGATGGATGCTTTTCTCGCCAAGTCCATCCAGGAACAAATCACTCGCGCTCCGACACGGTCCTTCTGTCACGCACTCAATGTTAGCGGCGATGTGGTGCTCGCTCCGGACGGCATCGGCGCTTGCGGCGTCGTCGCCCTGGACGCGCGGACCGGCGAACTGCGCTGGCGCGTCAAGGATCGCGTTCTGGGCAAGTGTGCGACGCCAATGGCTTGGCGGAAAGACGACAAGGATTACGTGGCGGCAGCCAGCGAAGCGGGCACGATCACGTTGATCGAAGCGGCAACGGGGCGCATCGTTTGGCAGTACGACCAGGCTGGCGATAACGAATATCAAACGCTGCTGGTCGGCGATCTTTTGATGGGGCACAAGCTGAAACAGGAAGAACGCGAATCGGCGCCGCAAACGCTCGACGACGGCCCGCACTCGGCGCCGGGACTGAATTACGGACAAGTCGCTTGCTGGCGACTGACGCTCGAAGGTCCGAAACTGCTTTGGACCGCGCCCGCCGAGTGGGGCGCGCCGGCTAACTCGCCGATCGGCTCGGCGGCCGATGGCTTGATCTGTTTTCGCGGCAACTACTCGTATCACCTCGTCGATCCCGAGACGGGCAAGCGGGTCGGGTCGCGGCATCTGACCGCGCCCGTCCGCTGGGACGAAGGCCATATGCTGGCGCTGGCGGACCGTTTCGTGCTGCATCCCGACAGCCAGCACGGCCACACGAAGATGTTCTTGCTGCCCGCTCGCGCCGCTGGCGAGGTCAGCTCTGTTTGGTCGCCGCCGCATCCCTGGGCAACGACGTATCAATCGGCGATGAGCCATGCTTGGGCCGACGGTCGTCTGTTCATCCGCGGCGCCGATGCGCTCTACTGCTACGACCTGCGTCGACGGCCATGA
- a CDS encoding DUF1592 domain-containing protein — MFHADLREATDVRKSLDAWVELGAASKMRGFAVPGVGLHLDAKWLGDRDELEIYMPPPATGRGLLRLTLVVAARKYFEGVPHPHLWVDVGGKDVDYREITGTLEQPQELVYVVQLEDVGIGSKGVKIGLSNKVETPYGVEGFANEDKSKEPIPGGASLFRPDYDRKERLLDKHPAPFIVLQSIRVEPNFVAAWPPAEWESISGPFTDDLESAKRLLALWTERAWRRPAEDAERERFLALYQRLREREFSFDEALKAAFHSVLLTPTFRFLPSPADEDEGIAQHAIASRLSFMLWGGPPDPQLRRLAAAGKLRDPRVLDEQVDRLLADPRSDGFFRPFVMQWLELEQPITVVQDHIGKQDFRFGRHLKASMKEETISYIAQLFIENRPAQELIDSDWTMMNQILAHHYGYDEIEGAHLRKVELRRDDPRGGGILSHAGVQSMLCWMGDNWVIYRGAWALRHILDDPPPPPPLEVPELDPSAGDNRGKTFKELLMQHQENAQCAVCHKSMDPLGFAFQNFDVGGRWRDVEFDSYTWGGLDGKKVWNGAGKSRPVDAVGHLPRGEEFATFAEFKEAFLQHYMPDLTRGVMKNLIIYAAGREPDVVVLAEIRAIMKEQEPQAYPLGNLLKAVIRSQAFLNP; from the coding sequence GTGTTCCACGCGGACCTTCGCGAGGCGACAGACGTCCGCAAATCGCTCGATGCCTGGGTCGAATTAGGGGCGGCCTCCAAGATGCGCGGCTTCGCCGTACCCGGCGTCGGACTGCACCTCGATGCAAAATGGCTGGGCGATCGAGACGAGTTGGAAATCTACATGCCGCCGCCGGCCACCGGACGAGGCCTGTTGCGATTGACGCTGGTGGTCGCAGCGCGGAAGTATTTTGAAGGCGTTCCCCATCCGCATTTGTGGGTTGATGTTGGTGGAAAGGATGTTGACTATCGCGAGATCACGGGCACGCTGGAGCAACCGCAAGAATTGGTCTACGTCGTGCAGCTTGAAGACGTGGGGATCGGTTCCAAGGGGGTGAAGATCGGCCTCAGCAATAAAGTCGAAACGCCGTATGGAGTGGAGGGATTCGCCAACGAGGATAAATCGAAGGAGCCGATCCCCGGCGGCGCGAGCTTGTTCCGCCCCGATTACGACCGGAAAGAGCGTTTGCTCGACAAGCATCCGGCGCCGTTTATCGTGCTGCAGAGCATCCGAGTCGAGCCCAACTTTGTGGCCGCTTGGCCGCCGGCCGAATGGGAATCAATCTCGGGACCGTTCACCGACGATCTGGAGAGCGCCAAACGCTTGCTCGCGCTTTGGACCGAACGGGCATGGCGGCGGCCGGCGGAGGACGCCGAGCGGGAACGATTCCTGGCTCTTTATCAGCGCCTTCGCGAGCGGGAGTTCTCGTTTGACGAAGCTTTAAAGGCCGCCTTTCATTCGGTCCTGCTCACGCCGACCTTCCGTTTTCTTCCGTCGCCAGCGGACGAAGACGAAGGGATCGCCCAGCACGCCATCGCCTCGCGGCTAAGCTTTATGCTGTGGGGCGGGCCGCCCGATCCGCAACTGCGGCGCCTGGCTGCGGCCGGTAAGCTCCGCGATCCTCGCGTTCTGGACGAGCAGGTCGATCGACTGTTGGCCGATCCTCGCAGCGACGGTTTCTTCCGACCTTTTGTGATGCAATGGTTGGAGCTGGAGCAGCCGATCACTGTCGTGCAAGATCACATCGGCAAGCAGGACTTCCGCTTCGGCCGTCACTTGAAGGCGTCGATGAAGGAAGAGACGATCTCCTACATCGCGCAGCTGTTCATTGAGAATCGACCGGCCCAAGAGCTGATCGACAGCGACTGGACGATGATGAACCAGATTCTGGCGCATCACTACGGGTATGACGAGATCGAAGGCGCTCACTTGCGAAAGGTGGAACTCCGCCGCGATGATCCCCGGGGCGGCGGCATTCTGAGTCACGCCGGCGTTCAGTCGATGCTCTGCTGGATGGGCGACAACTGGGTGATCTATCGCGGGGCCTGGGCCTTGCGGCACATCCTCGACGACCCGCCTCCGCCTCCGCCGCTGGAGGTTCCCGAACTGGACCCGTCGGCCGGCGATAATCGCGGAAAAACGTTCAAGGAACTGCTCATGCAGCACCAGGAGAACGCCCAGTGCGCTGTGTGCCATAAGAGCATGGATCCGCTTGGTTTCGCCTTTCAGAATTTCGACGTCGGCGGCCGCTGGCGCGACGTCGAGTTCGACAGCTACACCTGGGGCGGCCTGGACGGCAAGAAGGTATGGAATGGCGCAGGCAAGTCGCGACCCGTTGACGCCGTCGGACATCTGCCGCGCGGCGAGGAATTCGCCACGTTCGCGGAATTCAAAGAAGCTTTCCTGCAACACTACATGCCCGACCTCACCCGCGGCGTGATGAAGAACCTCATCATCTACGCCGCCGGGCGTGAACCGGATGTTGTCGTCTTAGCCGAGATTCGGGCGATCATGAAAGAACAAGAGCCCCAGGCGTATCCGCTAGGCAATTTATTGAAGGCCGTTATTAGGAGTCAGGCGTTTCTGAATCCTTGA
- a CDS encoding DUF1552 domain-containing protein, which yields MNHKTNSITRRTILRGLGASIALPFLEVMGGKTLAAASGRNEPSRLACFYIPGCINHYNWFPENTGFDYTIAPSHKPLTHHRERFSVLSSLSHIEGRISGHPHAYNWLTGHNININPGAHSNTISMDQVAAKYLGPTYVPSLQLSYRDGIGTTTLSRNALGVDLPATMNYRTVFERLFPPADAAQLKEAQARIELNRSVLDTAVGDMKSFRNKLGRIDQQRLDQYLDSVREVEQRLTEREQIVRRGRPKFDENGVKLKPQLGSNHMREHIEMMFDLIALAFQTDMTRVVTQSLGGEGGPNYDDYKEWSKQAGAPLRGAHDFHHKGSGNRGADNPDTKVIGYRDEMFCANLARLMDKLHAIEAADGTLLDHTVLLLGGSQISSHSGGSFPMLLAGGNKLGFKHGQHIKWKGDQRSASDLYLTILQQLGCPVKAFKESQGPLSELLV from the coding sequence ATGAACCACAAGACCAACTCCATCACGCGGCGTACGATTCTTCGCGGTCTAGGCGCTTCGATCGCTCTGCCGTTTTTGGAAGTCATGGGCGGCAAGACTTTGGCGGCGGCCAGTGGGAGGAACGAGCCTTCGCGTTTGGCGTGCTTCTATATTCCCGGGTGCATTAACCATTACAACTGGTTTCCCGAAAATACGGGGTTTGACTATACAATCGCACCGTCGCACAAACCGCTGACCCATCATCGCGAGCGATTCTCGGTGCTCAGCAGTTTATCTCATATCGAAGGTCGCATCAGTGGTCATCCGCACGCCTACAATTGGTTGACGGGCCACAACATCAACATCAATCCGGGCGCCCACTCGAATACGATTTCGATGGATCAGGTCGCGGCCAAATACCTCGGGCCGACCTACGTGCCGTCGCTTCAACTTTCGTATCGCGACGGCATCGGGACCACAACGTTATCGCGCAACGCCTTGGGCGTGGACTTGCCTGCGACGATGAATTACCGCACTGTTTTTGAACGGCTTTTCCCGCCCGCCGATGCAGCACAGCTCAAGGAAGCTCAAGCTAGGATCGAGCTCAATCGCAGCGTGTTAGACACGGCGGTCGGCGACATGAAAAGCTTTCGCAACAAGCTCGGCCGGATCGACCAGCAGCGTCTCGACCAGTATCTCGACTCGGTGCGAGAAGTCGAACAGCGGCTGACCGAGCGCGAGCAGATCGTTCGCCGGGGCCGTCCAAAGTTCGACGAAAATGGCGTCAAGCTCAAGCCGCAACTGGGATCGAACCATATGCGCGAACACATCGAGATGATGTTCGACCTGATCGCGCTGGCGTTCCAAACGGACATGACGCGCGTCGTCACGCAAAGCCTGGGCGGCGAAGGCGGACCGAACTACGACGACTACAAGGAGTGGTCCAAGCAAGCCGGCGCCCCGCTACGCGGCGCTCATGACTTCCATCACAAGGGTTCCGGCAACCGCGGCGCCGACAATCCAGACACCAAGGTGATCGGCTACCGCGATGAAATGTTCTGCGCCAACCTGGCTCGGCTGATGGACAAGCTGCACGCGATCGAAGCCGCCGACGGCACGCTGTTGGACCATACAGTATTGCTGCTGGGCGGCTCCCAGATCAGCAGTCACTCGGGCGGCAGCTTTCCCATGTTGTTGGCTGGCGGCAACAAGCTCGGATTCAAGCACGGCCAGCACATCAAGTGGAAGGGCGATCAGCGATCCGCCTCCGATCTCTATCTGACCATCCTGCAGCAACTGGGTTGCCCCGTGAAGGCGTTCAAGGAAAGCCAAGGGCCGCTCTCGGAGTTGCTGGTTTAA